In Mustela lutreola isolate mMusLut2 chromosome 16, mMusLut2.pri, whole genome shotgun sequence, the genomic window TGTTTGTAACTCATGTTATGTATTTCTGGTGGTTACGAATATTCTAGCATATCTAGGTGAGTTGTTATAATGCTAGCATTAATTTCTACATCtgtattgttgaatttatatTCTCTTTGTATAAGAAGCACTTTTGGGGTAATCAAAAGTaattcttacatttcttttaaagattttatttatttgacaaagagaaatgacaagtaggcagagaggaaggcagagagagtggaggaagcaggctccctgccgagcagagagcccgatgcagggcttagtcccaggaccctgggatcatgacctgacccaaaggcagaggcttaacccactgagccacccaggcgccctgaagcctttagtttttcatgtcaaccctctgccccctttcactCTCCTATCTTTATGGGGTCCCCTTAATGAACATATCGGTCCACTTACAGGACTCTTATGAGTCCCAGACCCTGtctttttgacatttttctttgatCTTGATCTTGAAGACAAGTGTCTTTAGATtgtctgattctttcttttgcttgggCAAGTCTGTGGGTGACCACTGGTGTGTTTTTAACTTCCGTCATTGTGTTCTTTAACTCCCTTTTGCTGCTTGGCTGATTGTTATACTTAGTCTCTTTGGGTTTACATTTTGGTCATGACCCATTTTCTGATCTCATTGAGTTTCATacctgctttctcttcctttctccatgTGCATCTTTATGATGGTTAATTCTTTGCCATGCAAGTAAGACTTCTTTATTAACTGAGGGTTTGTTTGTGGGATTTCTTTTGTTCTCATGAGGGGaacacatttttctatttcttttatcacCTTGTGATCTTCTGTTgacttttcataattaaaaaaaaaaaaagcctctggaCCCAGGTTTATGGACTTGCTTTgtagaaaagaacacagacaaTAGTAATTAGGGCATCTGTCACACATAATCTGGACATTTGTCATGTCTAAATTTTGTAGTTTCCCAGGTTACCAAAGTGCAGTTTCTTCTTTATAGACCACAAtaccttcctttctctgtttcccttCAGATTGTCCATTGTTTGAAGAAATAGTCAACCTTTGTCTGAGTAGCTACCACACTGCTTCTTCCAATCTTAATTAGTTGGTCTTCTCTTTCAATCTGAACTTGATTTGGTTACAGATctgtcagtttttaatttttttttcttgaaaactaAATCCTCCTATTGATacattcctattcttttttttttttttttttttttaaagattttatttatttatttgacagagagagaacacaagtaggcagagaggcaggcagagagagaggaggaagcaggctctccgctgagcagagagcccgatgcgggactcgatcccaggaccctgagatcatgacctgagccgaatgcagcggcttaacccactgagccacccaggcgccctgatacaTTCCTATTCTTGctaaattctattttcttcatttttgttttatgttgaatttcctttcttccagggGTGCCAGGATGGCTTGTGTTTAAGCCTTTgacttctgttcaggtcatgatctcggggtcctgggactcagtcctgtttcaggctccctgttcagcaagtcCTGATGCTTCCTTCTCAGCCATCATGCTGACGTTCTCTGATTGTAGTAAGTGGAATGAGttgacttttctgtttttcaatatCTTTCAGCTGTATCTTCACAGGGCACCCTGAGCTTCCTGCCAGAGCCATGCAAAGAAGCTTCATTTCAAGATGTATCCATGGGTCGATATAAACATAGCATCCTTGAGAAGTTACACCTAATAATAGACTGGGATAATGATCGTAAAGGATATATCCAAATTGAGACTACTGCCCATAATAGTGAGAGATACAAAATACTTTGTAAAACCTTCCTTTTTAAGTCCATTAGTTCTGCAAGGCAGGGTGTTTCTGTCAGCAGGAGCTCCCCTCAAACACTCAAACGTCCATATTTATCGATGGAGAATGTGGAACATCTGGAAAGTTACCGAGCCTGTGCTGAACATAATGATTTGAACAATTCTGAAAATAGGATTGGATTGaccattcattcaaatatttctaAACTTCAGAGATTTCAACATGGAGAAACAACTGCTAAGTGGGATCCATTTGAGAGGTCCTTCACTAAAGACTCAACCCTTCCAAATTCCCAGAGCATTTTCAATGGAGAGGGAATTGCTCAAGGCAGTGAATCTGAGAAAAAATTTCATCAAGGCTCAAATGTTAAGAAACATCTGAGGACTCATTTTGCAGAGAACCACTTCAAACTTATTAAACATGGGGAAGTCTTTTCTCAAAGATCCATCCTTCTGTCTAACAGTATGCATATAAGGGATTGGCCGAATGAATGTGAAAGAGATTTTAAGCAGTGCTCCAGTTTTAGTGAtcatccaaaaatttatatgggaaaaaACCCATCCAGATATAAGAAGCCTGGGAACACATTTAGTCAGTCATTGGGGACACATATACATAAGACAATCTGtagtggagagaaaccttacaaaagTAAAGAATACAGCACAGACGTTAAATTGCCATCAACCCTTAATCaccatcacagaattcatactggagagaaacctttccaatgtcaagaatgtgggaaggcctttaagCACAGCTCAAGTCTTACTCACCATCACAGAATTCATAGTGGAgggaaaccttaccaatgtcaagaatgtggcaaggcttTTAACCGCAGCACAACTTTTattcaacatcacagaattcatactggagagaaaccttaccaatgtcaagaatgtgggaaggcctttaacCAGTCTTCACACCTTActcaacatcagagaattcatacaggagagaaaccttaccaatgtcaagaatgtggcaaggcctttaactACAGCTCAAGTCTTACtcgacatcacagaattcatactggagagaaaccttaccaatgtcaagaatgt contains:
- the LOC131817374 gene encoding zinc finger protein 724-like isoform X2, yielding MASSQGQLTFRDVAIEFSEEEWGRLTHTQRQLYRDVMLENYGHLLFLGLTVSKPDLVSFLEQKKDPWDVKRKKTVVFDPESLLKTNTKGESEEEMALSQGQLAFRDVAIEFSEEEWGCLTHTQRQLYRDVMLENYRHLLFLGLIVSKPDLVSFLEQKKDPWDMKRKKTVVFNPAVSSQGTLSFLPEPCKEASFQDVSMGRYKHSILEKLHLIIDWDNDRKGYIQIETTAHNSERYKILCKTFLFKSISSARQGVSVSRSSPQTLKRPYLSMENVEHLESYRACAEHNDLNNSENRIGLTIHSNISKLQRFQHGETTAKWDPFERSFTKDSTLPNSQSIFNGEGIAQGSESEKKFHQGSNVKKHLRTHFAENHFKLIKHGEVFSQRSILLSNSMHIRDWPNECERDFKQCSSFSDHPKIYMGKNPSRYKKPGNTFSQSLGTHIHKTICSGEKPYKSKEYSTDVKLPSTLNHHHRIHTGEKPFQCQECGKAFKHSSSLTHHHRIHSGGKPYQCQECGKAFNRSTTFIQHHRIHTGEKPYQCQECGKAFNQSSHLTQHQRIHTGEKPYQCQECGKAFNYSSSLTRHHRIHTGEKPYQCQECGKAFSNSSHLTQHNSIHTGEKPFQCQECGKAFNRISRLTEHHRIHTGEKPYQCVECSKAFNGESNLTRHHRIHTGEKPYKCEECGKAFRQHSKLIQHYRIHTGEKPYKCEECGKAFRQQSNLLEHCRIHFREKPYKCKGCGKAFIHQSDLTTHYRVHTGEKP